In Eretmochelys imbricata isolate rEreImb1 chromosome 18, rEreImb1.hap1, whole genome shotgun sequence, one genomic interval encodes:
- the LOC144277060 gene encoding natriuretic peptides A-like translates to MGSLTAAALRFLLLLLTMKPQGRAKAHPMYGSASAAELADFKTLLDRLEDKLPSEEAEAGLSQEMNEQAPGDASRSLAPWNSEYIRPQREGLAYGRNSWERPKKPPSAQRSKLRALMNSPRSMRRFSDCFGQRIDRIGAQSGLGCNNYRPTEANPAAVAAELELEE, encoded by the exons ATGGGCTCCTTGACTGCTGCTGCCCTCcggttcctgctgctgctgctcaccatGAAGCCCCAAGGAAGAGCCAAAGCTCATCCCATGTACGGCTCGGCCTCCGCTGCTGAACTGGCTGACTTCAAG ACCCTGCTGGACCGCCTGGAGGACAAGCTCCCATCAGAAGAAGCAGAGGCAGGTCTGTCCCAAGAAATGAATGAGCAAGCCCCAGGAGATGCCTCACGTTCCCTCGCTCCCTGGAACAGCGAATACATTAGACCCCAAAGAGAAGGCCTTGCCTATGGGCGCAACAGCTGGGAGCGGCCCAAGAAACCTCCATCCGCCCAGAGGAGCAAACTACGAGCACTGATGAACTCGCCACGCAGCATGAGAAGGTTCTCGGATTGCTTTGGCCAACGGATAGATAGAATAGGAGCCCAGAGCGGACTTGGATGCAACAACTACAGG CCGACAGAAGCCAACCCTGCTGCTGTCGCTGCTGAATTGGAGCTGGAGGAGTAA